In one window of Rhinoderma darwinii isolate aRhiDar2 chromosome 7, aRhiDar2.hap1, whole genome shotgun sequence DNA:
- the SHLD2 gene encoding shieldin complex subunit 2 — MSNKGVIHVFIGAPTIAQCGIEKLVSECGKAVWEDVPFFHEIQDTSFQCSRNNQISANHVVYGEGPSEKQKHEKSVCDVLEKPSGRTCILESQKTMAHITGIISDSVASTELCHITHNLQRMECAGQHGYSTSCSAEAANPNVSGNDACSTISAETEFLAILTSSQFAVQSPVNNGREAASHSALRPSAFITQAVFVENCTTGSSSPESFNCSSNLLTDISDQGLDVKSLKSQQSETGLLHIEGQGESATKQSNIVDYLGSASSKKRKVGSGSFQSSKDEHQSKRSLSPAKCTVKRYDEQQQQSPLKSLTLLKHCSDKSKKYNVMVVVLQPCHVKEIKVKSGPNIGSNLPLATIVVTDQSEVKHKVLMWGNSAFWCLALVPGEIILLTNVSVCEDRWSEDLLLQSSYRSKLVNLGSCSTLFPASSHAADFSGLKELLDYIHKKHYYLSVLSPRQPQTLDNVQYVNLAELQPELLLHSILKVNGISFLKESLYHFKGLQQNKIVLTVEQVKEQTSTLVLWGTCVSWCDQVHRKRDHIWVFKYLFCKKNIISGDLELHTTPWSSCECLFDDDQRAIDFRKRYIYNISSAKQMSLLTMIEDRYSGEIQVKGSISQIEFHIPNKRKILINHETSISDILKSLPDIVYSGCGKCKRELHMDDNNVYAQCYVCLPFNQGRIFYRSAQITITSEDRCLCVQVPSDILENVFLNIAPNLLPKIFPGCTDVMYGTIVSDLCYSLLAPTGESFVFTIRSQFMLDENSVPLEEDFQLLDFHLDL, encoded by the coding sequence atgtctaataaaggtgtGATTCACGTTTTTATCGGAGCTCCGACTATAGCTCAATGTGGAATAGAAAAATTAGTTTCAGAATGCGGCAAAGCAGTTTGGGAAGACGTCCCTTTTTTTCATGAAATCCAAGATACGTCTTTTCAGTGTAGTAGAAACAACCAAATATCTGCGAATCACGTGGTATATGGAGAAGGTCCTAGTGAAAAGCAGAAGCATGAAAAATCAGTATGTGATGTACTGGAAAAGCCATCTGGTAGAACTTGTATCCTGGAAAGTCAGAAAACGATGGCTCATATCACAGGGATCATTTCAGATTCGGTTGCTAGCACAGAACTCTGTCATATAACACACAATCTACAGAGAATGGAGTGTGCTGGTCAACATGGCTACAGTACATCATGCAGTGCAGAGGCGGCGAATCCGAATGTTTCCGGGAACGATGCCTGCAGCACAATATCTGCGGAAACGGAGTTCCTCGCCATTTTGACGTCTAGTCAGTTTGCTGTACAAAGTCCAGTGAATAACGGAAGAGAAGCTGCCAGTCATTCCGCACTTCGTCCATCAGCATTTATAACACAAGCTGTTTTTGTGGAAAACTGCACAACAGGATCTTCATCTCCAGAAAGTTTTAATTGCTCTTCTAATCTTTTGACGGACATATCTGATCAAGGGCTCGACGTAAAGTCATTAAAATCCCAGCAAAGCGAAACGGGTTTGTTACATATCGAAGGTCAAGGTGAATCCGCTACAAAACAAAGTAATATTGTGGATTATCTTGGGAGCGCAAGCAGCAAAAAGAGGAAAGTCGGCTCAGGTTCTTTTCAATCTTCTAAAGACGAACACCAATCTAAACGATCCTTATCACCAGCAAAGTGTACTGTGAAGAGGTACGATGAGCAGCAACAGCAATCACCTCTAAAGTCATTGACTCTTCTGAAGCATTGCTCAGATAAAAGCAAAAAGTACAACGTCATGGTAGTTGTATTGCAACCCTGCCACGTAAAGGAAATCAAGGTCAAAAGTGGGCCAAATATTGGTTCCAATCTTCCATTAGCGACAATAGTTGTTACGGACCAATCAGAGGTTAAACATAAAGTGTTGATGTGGGGAAATTCTGCATTTTGGTGTTTAGCCTTAGTTCCCGGGGAAATAATTTTGCTGACAAATGTATCCGTTTGTGAAGATAGGTGGAGTGAAGACCTTTTGCTTCAGTCTAGCTATAGGAGTAAATTAGTCAATCTTGGAAGTTGTTCTACTCTCTTCCCGGCAagttcacacgctgcagatttttctggGCTTAAGGAGTTACTGGACTACATTCATAAAAAGCATTATTATTTAAGTGTACTCTCTCCACGACAGCCCCAGACGCTAGACAATGTACAGTACGTAAACCTTGCTGAACTTCAACCGGAATTATTGCTGCATTCAATTTTAAAGGTGAATGGCATTTCGTTTCTAAAAGAATCCTTATATCATTTTAAGGGACTGCAGCAAAATAAAATTGTTCTGACTGTTGAACAAGTCAAAGAACAAACAAGTACATTAGTACTGTGGGGAACGTGTGTCTCGTGGTGTGATCAGGTCCACCGTAAAAGAGATCATATCTGGGTCTTTAAATACTTATTCTGTAAGAAAAACATCATTTCAGGAGATTTGGAATTGCACACTACCCCATGGTCCTCCTGTGAATGCTTGTTTGATGATGACCAAAGGGCTATAGATTTTCGGAAGAggtatatttataatatatcttCAGCAAAGCAGATGAGCCTTTTGACCATGATTGAAGACAGGTATTCAGGTGAAATCCAGGTTAAAGGCAGTATATCACAGATAGAATTTCATATTCCAAACAAACGCAAAATACTGATAAACCATGAAACTTCCATTTCTGATATTCTGAAGTCTCTGCCGGATATTGTATACTCAGGTTGTGGAAAATGCAAAAGAGAGCTTCATATGGATGACAACAACGTCTACGCGCAGTGTTATGTGTGCCTACCCTTCAATCAAGGAAGAATTTTCTATAGATCAGCGCAAATTACTATTACGAGCGAAGACCGTTGTTTATGCGTCCAAGTGCCAtcagatattcttgagaatgtattTTTAAATATCGCTCCTAACTTGTTACCCAAAATTTTTCCCGGCTGTACAGATGTAATGTACGGGACAATTGTGTCAGATCTGTGTTACTCTCTGTTAGCACCCACTGGAGAATCTTTTGTGTTTACCATAAGAAGTCAGTTTATGCTTGATGAAAATAGCGTACCACTGGAAGAGGATTTTCAACTTTTAGATTTTCATCTTGACCTTTGA